The nucleotide sequence TCCGCCGGAGTCGAGCCCCGTATCTTGATCACCAGCCCCCGGAAGCCTTCGTCTGAAAAGAGGACGTTGCTTCCGTTTCCCAACACCAGCCAGGGTATCTCGCGCACGTGAGCGGCGGTGACGACTTCCAGCAGTTCCGACCGGGTTTCCGGCAGACACATCGCGTCGGCCGGTCCCCCGACCCGGTAGGTGGTATGCCGGTCGAGGCCCTCGTTGCGCCGAAGCCGGTCCGCGGGGACCAGCCCGCTGAGGATGTCGAAGATCTCCATGGGTCTAGGCCCCGCGTTTCCGCAACAGTTCGCATATCTGCCGTCCGACCTCGTCGATGTCCCCGGCGCCGAGCGTCAGTACCATATCCCCCTCCTCGAGATCGTCCACGAGGGCGGCCGCCACCCGGTCTTTGTCGGAGACGTACGCGACGTCCCCGCCGAATTCCCGCGAAGCCTGGACGATCATCTCGCCTGTAACCCCCTCCCGCGGCGTTTCCCTGGAAGGGTAGACGTCCGTCACGACCGTCCGGTATGCCGGGAATAGCCCGAGAACGCGTCCGAATTCACGGCGCATATGCTGCGTACGGCTGTACAGGTGCGGTTGGAACACCACGAACATGCGCCGGGCACCCGTGTTGGAAAGGGCGAGCAACGCCGCCTCGATTTCCACGGGATGATGGGCATAGTCGTCCACCACCGCGATGCCCTGTATCCTGTCCAGCACCTCGAAACGTCTCTTCAGTCCCCGGTATGCCGCCAGGGCCGCCACGGCCCGCTCGACGGGTATTTCGAGATAATCGGCCACGCCGATGGCCGCCAGGGCGTTGAGCAGGTTGCACTCGCCCGGTTGAGGCAATACCAGTCGACCGGCCGGAACATCCCGCACGTACACCTCGGCGGTAACGCGCCAACCCTCCGATACCACCCGGTCGGCCCGGATACAGGCATGCCTGGAAAGCCCATAGGTGACCAGCCGGCGCCGCAGCGCAGCACTTACTCTGCTTATGCCCGGGTCGTCCGCGCACACGAATACCGGCCCGTCCACGGGCACGAGATGGGCGAAGGCGACGAAGGCTTCATCAATGGCCTCTTGCGAACCGTAGTACTCCAGGTGGTCAGCATCTATCGAAGTGATCACGGCTATCTTCGGGGCCAGGGCATGGAACGATCGATCGTATTCATCGGCTTCCACGACCATCCAGGCGCCGCTTCCACGCCGCACGTTGGATCCGTTTTCCGTCATGATCCCGCCTATTGCGGCGGTCGGGTCCAGGCCGGCGGCGGAGAGCACCCTGACGATCATGGCCGACGTAGAAGTCTTTCCGTGGGTGCCCGCCACGGCGATGCCCTGCGTCCCGCGCATCAGCGTGCCGAGCAGGTCCGCGCGGGTGACGGCAAGCTGGCCCCGCCTGCGGGCGGCCGCGAGCTCGGGATTGTCCGCCGGTATGGCGGAAGAGTATACGATCAGATCGGCCCCCGACGCGTTATCGGGCTTGTGGCCGCAGAAGACGGAAGCGCCGAGAACGCGAAGACGTTCCGTCAGCGGCGTACGCCGGAGATCCGACCCGCTTACTTCGTATCCGTAATCAAGCATCAGCTCACCCAGTCCGCTCATTCCGATTCCGCCGATACCGATGAAATGCACGCGGCGGCATGCAAGCAAAGACTTACGCCGGTCAGTCATACTGGAGTCTCTGTCGACGGTAGGTCATTCTGGAAATATTCAGCAGGATCCCTATGCTCATCATGCAGAACAGCAGCCAGGAACCTCCGTAACTCAGAAAGGGGAGCGGCAGCCCCGTAGTGGGCAGCATGCCCGTCACCACTCCGATGTTCACCAGTACGTGCAACGCGATGAGCATGGTCAGTCCCGATGCCAGGAAGAAGCCGAAGTCATCGGGCGCCTGGCGGGCGATGCGGATCCCTCGCCAGGCGAAGACGCCAAAGAGGCCCAGTACCGCAAGCGACCCCAGAAATCCGAGTTCTTCGCCGATCACCGCGAACACGAAATCCGTATGGGGATCGGGAAGAAACAGGAACTTCTGCCGGCTTTGCCCCAGGCCGATGCCGAATACGCCCCCCGTGCCCAGGCCGATCAACGCCTGTTGCAACTGGTAATCCGCGCCTTGCAGATTGACGGCCTGTTCGACGGAACTGCTGAAAAACCGGTCGATATAGGTCATGAGACGCTGGCGGCTGTGCGTGGACGAATACAGCCTGAAGAAGAGGACCGGGAGCATGATCCCCACGGCGCACGCGAGGTGCAGCAGACGGGCCCGGCCCACGTACAGCATCGCGAATGCCGTTACCGCCAGGACGATCGCCGTGCCGTAATCCGGCTGCAGCACAATCAACAGGCAGGTGGCTCCCGCCACGGCAAGTCCGGGCAGCAATCCGACAACAAACCTCTCCATCACGTTCTGTTGCTTCGCCAGCCAGTAGGCCAGGAACAGCACCAGGGCGATCTTGATCCCTTCGGCAGGCTGAATCGTCATGGAGAACAGATTCAACGTGCGCGTCGCGCCCCGGATGGTCAGCCCGATGCCGGGGACAAACAGGAGCAGAAGAAACACCAGGCCGACGGCCATCCATACCGGGGCCCACTTTTGCTGTTTCTGGTAATTCAGGCTGGCGAACAGGACCAGGATGACGATCCCGAGGATCAACCTGACCAGGTAGCGTCTTACGAAGAATCCGCTGTCACCGGAAAACATCTCTTCGGCAACGGCCGAACTCGCGCTGTAGACCATCACCGATCCCACGCCCAGCAGGAGCAGGGACGAGACCAGCAAGGGAAGATCTATGCGCTGACGTAACACGGGTTTACCCCTCTACGGGCTTGCAAAGCGCTGTTGTCATGGATTCCACGACGGTTTCCATTCGCATGCCGCGCGATCCCTTGACCAGGACCACGTCGCCGTCTCTGATTTCCGCCAGTGCCACGGCGGCCGCCTCGTCGTTGGATGAACAGGCCACGACGCGAGAGGCCCGCATGCCTTCGTCCACGGCGGCTTCGGCGATGTCGCGGGCCAGATCGCCCACCGTGATGATCCGTTCCGCCACGCCGGCGGCGTGTTTTCCGATTTCCCTGTGCGCCGCCTTGCCTGTCCCGCCCAGTTCCAGCATGTCCCCGAGGACGGCCAGTTTACGGCCGTCGGTGGCCGCCAGCGCGTCCAGGGCCGCTTTCATGGACGACGGATTGGCATTGTACGTATCGTCGATCAGGTGCACGGCGCCCAACTGCCTGTATTCCATCCGCATGGGCGTGGGACCTACGCGCTGCAGCGCACGCGCGATGCATTTGTCGTCGATTCCGAAGAGCCTGCCCACCGCTACGGCTGCCACGGAGTTCATGACCTGGTGATCCCCCATCAGGTTTGTGCGAAAGACGGCTCCATTCGACAAAGTAAAAATCGATCCCGACAGTTCGGTCCCGGAGCGGACCAGCCTGACATCAGCTCCGGCGCCGCGCCCAAACGTAGTCACCTGCGCCGGACTGCGGCCGGACTGCTTCATGACGAGAAGGTCGTCGGCGTTCAGTATCGCGCGGCCATCCGCCGGCAGGTGGTCCAGGATCTCGCCCTTGGCCCGGGCGATTCCTTCGATCGACTCGAAAAACTCGATATGCGCGGGTCCCACGTTGGTGATTACACCCACGGACGGACGGGTCATGCGGGCCAACCGGTCCAGTTCGCCTGCCCGGTTCATACCCAGTTCGAGCACCGCGGCGCCGTGGCCTTCCTCCAGAGTAAACAGCGCCTCGGAGACGCCCAGTTGACTATTCAGGTTCCCCGGCGTCTTGAAAACCCGGTAGCGCTCACTCAGCACAGCGGCAATCATGTTCTTCGTAGTAGTCTTTCCGTTAGAACCCGTGACCGCGATTACCGGAAGCTCGAATCGGCTTCGGTGCCAGCCCGCGAACGCCTGCAGCGCCGGAAGTACTTCGGGCACGACGATCCGCGCGCCGTCCGGAGATTCACGGTCCGGCCGGCCCTCGTGCCAGTCGGCCGCAACCAGGGATGCGCAGGCGCCCGATCGCATAGCTTCAGGCACGAAATCGTGACCGTCGTAACGTTCGCCAGCAATCGCGACGAACAGGTTGCCCTCCCGGATACGCCGGGTATCTGAACAAACGCCCGTGATCCGGCTGTCACGAAGTGCCGGGACGGGAACGTGCAGTCTTCCGCCCGTGATGCCGGCTATTTCCAGCAGCGTGGGAGCCGCCCCGTTGCGATTATCCATAGTGTGCCTCGAGACATTCCCGGGCCTTGATCCGGTCATCGAACTCGATGTGCGATTCGCCCACGATCTGGTAGGCCGTGTCCCCTCTTCCGGCGATCAGCACGGTGTCCCCTTCACCCGCTTCGCTCAGGGCCTTGTGGATCGCTTCGCCGCGGTCCTGGACGATATGGGACCGGACATGGGGCAGGAGACCGGGCTCGATGTCCCGTATGATCCGGTCTGGCGATTCCGTTCTCGGGTTGTCGGTCGTCACGATGACCACGTCGGCATGGGTGGACGCCGCCCGGGCCATAAGCGGCCTCTTCCCCGGATCCCGGTCCCCGCCGCAACCGAACACGACCGTCAGGTTTCCCCGGGTCCATTCGCGGCAGGCTGACAGCACGGCGCCGAGCGCGTCAGGCGTATGGGCAAAATCCACGAGCACGTTGAAGGGCTGTCCGGCGTCGACGCGCTCCAACCGCCCCGGAACCCTTACACCGGCCATGGCCCGGTTCATCAGGTTGCAGTCGATACCGAATCCGAGTCCCACGGCAACCGCCCCCAGGGCGTTGTAAGCGTTGAAACGGCCCAACAGCGGCAGGGTCAGTCTGAAAGAGAGGCCGGATTGAACCTGTACTTCGAAGGAGGTCCGGTCCGCGTAGTAACCTATCGGCCCCGCTCTGCGGACGTCCGCCTTCTTGTCCAGTCCGTATGAACGCACCCGCGCGCGCGCGGCGTGCTTGAAATGGACGTAGGCCGGATCATCCATGTTCAGTGCGGCGTGGCCGTCCTCCTCGAGGTATTCGGAGAAAAGCAACATCTTGGCTTCCCGGTAAGCGTCGAAGGTCTTGTGGTCGTCCAGATGTTCCCGGGAGAGATTCGTAAAAACACCCGTGTTGAACCGCAGGCCTGCCAGCCGCTGCCAGACCAGGCTGTGCGAGGATACTTCCATGACGGCCCATTCGGCCCCCCGGTCCCGTATCTTTCTCAAGGTGCGGTGCAGTTCCATCGGATAGGGTGTGGTATGACCCAGCTTCCAGTCGAGCATTTCGCCCATGAACCGGCTGCCCAGTGTGCCGATTCCGCCCACGGACCAGCCGCATTCCCGAAGTATGGCCTCGATCAGCAGGGATACGGTCGTCTTTCCGTTGGTTCCCGTAATGCCGATCAGACGCAGGCCGCTCGCCGGTTGTCCGTGGTACGCGGCGGCCATCAGACCCAATGCCCTGGAGGTGTCCGGGACGATTACCACGGTCGCGTCATCGAGGTGCTCCGTACTTTCCTGGACCACAACCGAGGCGCCCCGCGCCACCGCGTCGCGAGCGTACCTGTGGCCGTCGCGGCCCGATGGCTCGCGCAGCGCGACGAAAACGTCGCCGGGCTCTGCGGACCTCGAATCGTGTACAATGGTTCTTATTTCCTGATCCGTCTGGTCCGCCCGGCCTGTAACCGTTTTTCGAGGCAGCGCATCCAGCAATTTCGACAGCTGTATCAACGCCTTGACCCTCTATGTCGTCGTCCGCGCGTAAGCGAACGATCAAACGGCTAGTTGTAGGGACTGCATTCGATGAGGCACTGGTCGCCCGCGTTGAGCACGCGGCCCGGCGCGGGAATCTGGCGCCGGACATAGCCCTTTCCCACGATGGTCGCTTCAATACCCTGTTCGGCCAGGGTCTTGACCGCTTCCCGTATGCTCATACCGATCACGGACGGCAGCAGTATCCGCGCCCGTTCCTGCCTGCCGCCGACGCCGAACCCTTCGATTTCCCAGGGGCCGCCGAGCGAAAGCGCTTCCTTGCGCGCGGATCCGCCGTCGCCTGGATCCGGCATATACGGAGCGCGGCCGGAGCCGGCATTCGGCTTGATGGAGGCCAGATGCAAAGGCAGACCATCCTCGGATTCGGGTACCGATTCTACGGGTCCGCCGGGTAAATGGACGAGACGGCGAACGATTTTGTTGAAAACAGGCGCGGCCACCGATCCTCCGTAGAAACCGCGTTTTTTCGGTTCGTCGATCATGACGAGCACGACGATTTCCGGATTCTCCGCGGGAAACATACCGACAAACGACGACCGGTAGTTCCGGGTATATCCCCTGCCGTCCTCACGCGCCTTCCAGGCCGTACCGGTCTTTCCGGCGACTTTGAATCCCGGTACCGCGGCCTTTGTGCCCGTACCCCGGTCCACCACGCCGGCGAATACGCCCAGCAGGGTTTCGGCGGTTTCTTCTTTCATTACCCTGCGAACGACCGTCCTTGGCGTGGATTCCACGGATCCGTCGTTTCTCAAGATGGACTTGACGATTCGGGGTTGCAGGAGCAGCCCACCGTTGGCTACCGCGCAATAGGCGGACGCAAGTTGTACCCCGGTAACGGAAACCCCGTAGCCGATGGACATTGCGGGAAGGGTCGACCGGGACCAGTCCGCCCTTTTATGCAGGATCCCCCTGGCCTCGCCGGGAAGCCCCACGCCCGTCTTTATGCCGAAGCCGAATGCCCGGGTGTATTTGAAGAACGCCCGCTCACCGAGCGTCAGGGCGATTTTCACGGTACCCACGTTGCTGGAATGCTCGATGACTTCCCGCACGCTCAGTTCGTCGAAGACTTCGTGGTCCGAAATCGTCTGAGAACCCAGTTCGATCCGGCCTCCACTGGTGTCGATCCGGTCCTCCAGCGAGAACGCGCCGGTCTCCAGGGCCGCGGTCGCTGCGACAATCTTGAAAGTCGAACCAGGTTCATATATATCCACCACCGGCCGGATCTTCTGGGCTTCGAAGGGAAAACGGCCCGGCGTGTTCGGATCGAAGTTCGGCGCACTTGCCATAGCCAGAATGTCGCCGTCGACCGGATCCATCATGATCACCATGCCACCGAGCGCCTCGTGCCATGCTATCGTCTCTTCCAGCACCTCTTCCGCGGCCATCTGGGCCGCTATATCGATCGTCAGCACGACGTCCGCGCCATTCTGCGCCGACTTCTGGTAGGAATCCAGCCACGAATACGCCCGTCTCTGGGCGTCGATCTGAACCACGCTGTATCCTTCTATACCGGATAGCAACTGGTTGTGTTCCATTTCGAATCCGGCCTGGCCGATGCCGTCCACCGCGAAACCCAGTACCTGGCCGGCGGCGGTCCGGTAGGGATAGACCCGCCGGGCTTCCTTTTCCATGCGGATGTAGGATTCGAACCGGGGATAGGTGGAGAGCCTTCTTATCCGTTCGCTGGTTTCAGGATTCGCCCAGCGTACCAGGTACCTGAAATCGGAGGTTCCGGATATCCGATCGATGATATGCTGGGGACGCTCTCCCGTGATCTGGGAGAGTTGAACGGCCAGATTTCCGACGTCGGAGGCATTCAACTGATCCCAGTCGAGATCCTGTATGCCAAAGGAGTCGAACTCGACGCTCAGCGCCAGGGCATGCCGGTTGCGATCGAAGATACGGCCCCGGCGGGGGTCAATGGTGACGACCCGGTGCTGCTGGTCACGCGCTCGCTGCCTGTAGGTCTCGCCGTCGCGAATCTGAATCAGTGCGATACGAATCCCGAGACCCGCACACAGAACCGCACCGACCACGACCAGGAGGGTCAGCCTGCGTATACAGGATTTCGCGACCATAACGGGTATTCCTCATCGGGTATCCACTCTAGCCGCCGGGTAAGACGCCAGGATCAACGCGTCATCCGTCGGTTTTCCCGCGATCGCCCTCACATCGGGCCCGGTGTGGGCCAAAGCCATTGCCGTGTCGACCGCATCCATGGTCACGACCTGTCCGACCGCCGCATGACCCAGTTCGAAACGGTTCATGGCCATGGTTTCGTTCCGGAGCTGTTCCGAAAGTCGCACGATACGTACGTGCAGGTAGGCGCTTTCCTTCTTCATGGCTTCCTTCCGGTGCTCCAGTTGGAGGATCTCCCGCATCAGTACCCTGGTTTCCACCTGGTGCCAGATGTAGCCCATACTCAACGATGTTGCCAGCGCGATCGTACCGATCCAGCTGATCAGTTGTCCCATGTAGGCGTGATCGCTGCGGAATCTTAAAGCGGATTTCATATCTGGCCTCTCCGGTCGAATAACGTGATGCGGATTTCAGGCTGCGGGTTGGTTGTTCGGCAAGCGTTCAATCATTCGAAACCTGGCACTTCGGGCCCGTGGATTTGTCGTGACCTCTTCCCGTGACGCCACGACGGGCCGTTTCGTGTGCAGCACGGCGACGCGCCTGTGCCGACACACGCATTGCGGAAGGCCGGGCGGGCAAATGCAGTCCGAAGCCCAGGTTTCGAACGTCCGCTTGACCATGCGATCCTCTAAAGAATGATAGGAGATGACGCCGAAACGACCCTGGTCGCTCAACAGGGGAAGCATGGTCTCCAACGCCGTTTTCAATCTGTCCAGTTCCTTGTTGACGGCAATTCGAAATGCCTGAAACACCCGGGCGCAGGACTTGGTCGCCCACCGGCGGCGGACCGCGGACCTGATCGTATCAGCCAGCCTGGCGGTGGAGGTCATCGGTGCCTTTGCGCGGGTTCTGACGATCGCGTTCGCGACACTGCGCGCCTGCCTTTCCTCGCCGTATTCCCGTATGATCCGCTCGATTTCATCCCTGGAACTCCCATTGACGATATCGGCCGCAGTAAACGCCTCTCCCCGGTCCATGCGCATGTCAAGCGGACCTTCCGCCTGGTATGAGAAACCCCGGCCATGTGAATCGATCTGGTGGGATGACACGCCCAGGTCCAGCAGCACGCCGTCTACCCGGGAGACGCGTTCCGCGTCCAGGACGGACGCCAGTTCCGTAAAATCGCGATGCATGACTTTAACCCGGGGGTTTCTTCCGCCCGCGATTCTCGCACGGGACACGCTGACCGCTTCAGGATCCCTGTCGAGTCCGATCAGCCGTCCGGACTCGTCAAGCCGATCCAGAATGGCGCGCGCATGACCGCCTCCGCCTACGGTACCGTCCACGTATATGCCGGATTTGTTCCAGACGAGCATTTCGGCTACCTTCCCGGTAAGAACGGGAACATGGATGTACGTATCTGCCAGCCCCATGGTTATTCCACTTCCGAAAGACCTCATGGGTGGGAACATCAGACGAACAGGGACTCCGCGATCGATTCGTACGTGTGCCCTGATTCGTTCATCGCTTTCTCGTATTCCCTGGGACTCCAGAGTTCGAAATGGTCGAGCGTTCCGACGATCAGCACCTCGGTTTCGATGCCGGCGAGTTCGATCAGCTGCCGGGGCAGGGCGATGCGCCCCTGCTTGTCCATGGAAACCGCCACTGCCTGGGACGAGAGCATCCTGATGAAGATCCGCGTGTTCTGCCTGGTGATGGGCAGTTCGCGCAAGCGGGTGTCGATCTGTTCCCATTCGTCGATCGGATAGACAAAAAGACATCCGTCGAGTCCCCGCGTAATGATCAGGGTGTCATCCTCGTCGGTCCGGATGTGCTTGCGAAACTTCACAGGGACATTCACCCGGCCTTTATGATCCACGGTGTATGTGTATGAACCCAGGAAGTTGACCATCCGCGATCTCCCTGAAATACGAAGGAGTTAACACCTTGACCTGAGGTGTTTATCCAGTAATACTATACAAGTGTTTGGTAATTAAGGTGTTATGAGACCCACTTTGTCCCACTTTCACCCACTATACTATATTGTGCCCCCCATGTTGTCAACAAAAAATAGACTTACGGCGATTTTCTTTACCTTTGGATAAGGAAAACTCTGTAACTCCCAGTGCTCAAAAGACTATATAAATGTTGATACACATCATACGTTGACACCATATACTATGGCATTTCGCCTGGCCTGGCACTATATGGCGCCGGAAGCGCAGAAAGCTACCCTGGAGGCAGAATCCTCCTGATCGCGAAGCCTGCTATCCAGTCTGTACGTTGAAAAAGCGAAGGGGTCTGCTATATCGAGATGATGCGCCGCGAGGCAGGCCGGTTTGCAGACACCCATCGGCCTGCTTGTCCCACATATAAGACCCAGGGGGCGGGTCTATTTGCCGTCCCGGAGCTCTCTCGACCGCTGGGTGGCCGTTTCGACCGCGCTGATCAGCATGCTGCGCAATCCGCGGATTTCCAGGTCGTGTACCGCCGCAATGGTGGTACCGCCCGGCGTCAGGACCTGGTCGCGTAACACCGCCGGATGCTTGCCGGTCTCTTGAATCAGCCGCGCGGCCCCGAGTACGGTCTGGGCCGCCAGGTCCAGGGCGACGTCCCTGGGCAGGCCCATTTTCACTCCGCCGTCGGACAGCGCCTCTATTACCATATATATATAGGCGGGGCCGCTGCCGCTGAGTCCGGTTACGGCGTCCAGGAGATGTTCGTTGACGAAGACGACGCGTCCCACGGCCTGGAAGATCCGGGCCGCCATCTGCTTGTGTTCTTCGCCGGCATACCTGCCGGGAGAAATGGCGGCGGCCCCTTCGTCCACCAGGGAGGCGATATTCGGCATCACCCGGACGACGGGATTCTCGGTGCGTACCATTTCGGTGATCCCCGAAGTCGTCACACCCGCCGCGATCGTGATCAGCAGTTGATCGGGACGGAGACAGTCGCGCACATGTTCCGCCACGCGCTCGATGGCCTGGGGCTTGAGACAGATCATGACAATATCCGCTTCCCGTACCGCTTCCCGGTTGTCCGTGGTCCAGCGTACGTCCCATTTATCCGCCAGGTCCTTCAGATGATCGGACCGCAGGCCGGTGATCACGATTTGATCCGGGGGAACGAGATTCGCTCTTCGTATGCCGCCGAGCAGACAGGATCCCATGTTTCCCGTTCCGAGTATCATGATGCGGCGGTTATTAAGCATTTTGCACCTTCCGGTCGGTGATGCCGGAGTCACCCGGCGTATATGGCGGACACGATTCGGTCCAGGCCATTGTAGTCCTTGACGATCTTCATGTTTCCATACACACGGCTGTCGGTCATTAAACGGGTCACTTCCCCGGACTGTTCCGCGCCGATCTCCAGGGCGATCATCCCGCCTTTGTTCAGGTAGCGCGGAGCCCGCCCGATGAGCGCGCGATGGCATTCCAGGCCATCTTCGCCGCCGTGGAGCGCGAGCCGGGGTTCGAACTCGTGAACCTCCTCCGGCAGGCCATCCATTTCACCGGAAGCGACATAGGGCGGATTCGACACGATCAGGTCCAGCGCCGGGACGGAAAGGGCGTTCAGCGGCGCCAGCAGCGAACCCTGCCTGAAGGTAATCCGGCTGCCCCGGTCCCGCAGCAGGTTTTCGGCATTCTTACGCGCGACGCCGAGGGCTTCATCGGAAACATCGGTAGCATACCCCTGCGCGAACGGACATTCCAGGGCGAGCGTTACCGCGAGGACACCCGCGCCCGTACCGATATCCGCGAATCTCACCGGGAGGCCGAAACGGGTTTCGCCAGCCGTTCGAGGCCGGACATGCGCGGCCGCCTCTTCGGTCCTCCGGCGCCGAAGCGCATCCAGGAAGGGACGCGCGTGATCGACGAGCCGTTCGGTCTCGGGCCGGGGGATCAGCACGGCGGGTGAAACCGCGAACTCGCGTCCGTAAAACTCCGTGCTTTCCGTGAGATACTGGACGGGTTCCCCGCGCACTCTTCGGTCTACCAGCGCTGAAAACCGGGAAGACTCGAGCAAATCGAGCCGCCTGTCATGATTCAGGTACAGATCGAGGCGGCTCGATGCGCACACCTTCCCGAGCAACAATTCCGATTCGACCCGACCGGCGGGATCTGTCCGGCTGCCGTGATCCGCCCGTCCGTCCAGTTTCCGGGCCGCCCAGGCGACCGCCTGGAGCACGGTCGACGAGGCAGGGCATTCAAATCCGTTCATGGGACACATCCAGGATCATTTCGACGTGAGCTGGGCCACCTTTTCCGCCCGTTCCGCCTCCGCCAGGGACTGCGTAATCTCTTCTATGTCGCCTTCCATGATCTGGTCGATCTTGTACAGGGTCAGACCGATGCGGTGATCGGTGACCCTTCCCTGCGGGAAATTGTAGGTGCGGATCTTTTCGCTGCGGTCTCCCGTCCTCACCTGGGACCTGCGGCTGCTCGCCATCTCCGCTTCCTGTTCCTGCCGGGCCACGTCAAGCAGGCGGGCCCGCAACACCTTCATGGCCTTGGCCTTGTTCTTGTGCTGCGACTTCTCGTCCTGGCACGATACGACCAGGCCCGTCGGCACATGGGTGATGCGCACCGCCGAATCCGTCGTATTGACGCTCTGGCCGCCCGGACCGGAGGAACGGAAAACGTCGAAAACGAGGTCTTTTTTCTCGTCGATCTCCACCTCTACCTCTTCCGCTTCGGGCAGTATGACCACCGATGCGGCGGAGGTGTGCACCCGCCCCTGCGTTTCCGTCACGGGAACCCGCTGCACGCGATGGACCCCGCTTTCGTTCTTTAGCCTGCCGTAGACGCCCTTGCCCTCGATCTGGAAAATGACCTCCTTCACACCGCCCCTTTCAGCTCCGTTGGAGTTCAGTACTTCTGTCTTCCAGCCCCGGCCGTCCGCGTACCTGCTGTACATACGGTACAGTTCTCCGGCGAAAATCGCCGCTTCGTCGCCTCCCGTCCCCGCCCGAATCTCGCAGATGATGTTTCGCTCGTCCTCGGGATCCCTGGGAACGAGCAACTGCGTGAGTTCTTCCTCGATGGCCGTCCTTTCCCGGTCCAGGCTTTCCACTTCGTCCCGGGCAAGTTCGGCCATGTCGGGATCGGTAT is from Gemmatimonadota bacterium and encodes:
- the mraZ gene encoding division/cell wall cluster transcriptional repressor MraZ, with the translated sequence MVNFLGSYTYTVDHKGRVNVPVKFRKHIRTDEDDTLIITRGLDGCLFVYPIDEWEQIDTRLRELPITRQNTRIFIRMLSSQAVAVSMDKQGRIALPRQLIELAGIETEVLIVGTLDHFELWSPREYEKAMNESGHTYESIAESLFV
- the prmC gene encoding peptide chain release factor N(5)-glutamine methyltransferase; translation: MNGFECPASSTVLQAVAWAARKLDGRADHGSRTDPAGRVESELLLGKVCASSRLDLYLNHDRRLDLLESSRFSALVDRRVRGEPVQYLTESTEFYGREFAVSPAVLIPRPETERLVDHARPFLDALRRRRTEEAAAHVRPRTAGETRFGLPVRFADIGTGAGVLAVTLALECPFAQGYATDVSDEALGVARKNAENLLRDRGSRITFRQGSLLAPLNALSVPALDLIVSNPPYVASGEMDGLPEEVHEFEPRLALHGGEDGLECHRALIGRAPRYLNKGGMIALEIGAEQSGEVTRLMTDSRVYGNMKIVKDYNGLDRIVSAIYAG
- the prfA gene encoding peptide chain release factor 1; translated protein: MAPLLPSLSHASMLLRQLENIARRFESLDRQLADPAVTTNPNKLREVGREYRELTPVMDQYRVYRKVLEDLESARSVLQESDTDPDMAELARDEVESLDRERTAIEEELTQLLVPRDPEDERNIICEIRAGTGGDEAAIFAGELYRMYSRYADGRGWKTEVLNSNGAERGGVKEVIFQIEGKGVYGRLKNESGVHRVQRVPVTETQGRVHTSAASVVILPEAEEVEVEIDEKKDLVFDVFRSSGPGGQSVNTTDSAVRITHVPTGLVVSCQDEKSQHKNKAKAMKVLRARLLDVARQEQEAEMASSRRSQVRTGDRSEKIRTYNFPQGRVTDHRIGLTLYKIDQIMEGDIEEITQSLAEAERAEKVAQLTSK
- the rsmH gene encoding 16S rRNA (cytosine(1402)-N(4))-methyltransferase RsmH, whose protein sequence is MGLADTYIHVPVLTGKVAEMLVWNKSGIYVDGTVGGGGHARAILDRLDESGRLIGLDRDPEAVSVSRARIAGGRNPRVKVMHRDFTELASVLDAERVSRVDGVLLDLGVSSHQIDSHGRGFSYQAEGPLDMRMDRGEAFTAADIVNGSSRDEIERIIREYGEERQARSVANAIVRTRAKAPMTSTARLADTIRSAVRRRWATKSCARVFQAFRIAVNKELDRLKTALETMLPLLSDQGRFGVISYHSLEDRMVKRTFETWASDCICPPGLPQCVCRHRRVAVLHTKRPVVASREEVTTNPRARSARFRMIERLPNNQPAA
- the proC gene encoding pyrroline-5-carboxylate reductase, which translates into the protein MLNNRRIMILGTGNMGSCLLGGIRRANLVPPDQIVITGLRSDHLKDLADKWDVRWTTDNREAVREADIVMICLKPQAIERVAEHVRDCLRPDQLLITIAAGVTTSGITEMVRTENPVVRVMPNIASLVDEGAAAISPGRYAGEEHKQMAARIFQAVGRVVFVNEHLLDAVTGLSGSGPAYIYMVIEALSDGGVKMGLPRDVALDLAAQTVLGAARLIQETGKHPAVLRDQVLTPGGTTIAAVHDLEIRGLRSMLISAVETATQRSRELRDGK